The Methanofollis ethanolicus genome contains the following window.
CACCATAGTTCTCGCCGGTGTAGATCTCGCCGATGATATGGGCGGGCTTGCCCTCGATCGCACTCAGGTGGGGGGGCCGGTCATAGACCGTGGCATCGATCCTCTCGTTAACGAGGTCGGTGATGGCCAGCGGGAAGTTGTCGTAGAGCTTCAGGTTCTCCTTCGGCATCTTGCCCGTCTCGATCAGGTTCTCCTCGACCCAGTAGGCACCGGTCGTCCCGCGCTGGGCACCGATCACGGCCTTGCCCGCCTCGATATCGGCCATCGTAACGGCGGAGTTGTTGCGGATGGCAAAGGACTGGTTGATCGTCAGGTACGGAATGGAGAAGTTCACCGCTTCCAGGCGCTCGGGGGTGATGGTCATGCCCGAGTAGACCATGTCGATCTTGTGGGCATTGAGTGCCGGGATGATACCGTCCCAGTCCATCGGCTGGATCTTCACGCGGAAGCCTTTCTTCTCGGCGATCCACTGGATGGACTCGACATCGAGACCGGTGATCGTGCCGTCCTTCTGGATGGATGCATAGGGCGGGTACGCCCCGTCGACACCGACCACATAGAGGGGCGTCTCATTGACGCCGCCGGTTTCAGAACCCGGGCCCGCAGGAGTCTGGCTACCGGTACAGCCTGCAAAACAGGTTGCAACGGCGAGCACGAGCACCAGCAGGACACCGCACATCTTCGCGTTCATTGATGATGAGTTAGGCATGAGGTTAATTTATCCTTTATGACTTGATGAGGGACAGGCCCCGCCGGGCAGCAGGGGAGAGGAACAGAGAGATTATCCGAAGATATGGCAAATTGTGCGACATAAACATAAATCATCAGATATTTGAAGAGCAATGAGCAGAAAATCACGCAAAAAAGAGGGGGACGAAAGGGTCAGTCAGAGGCCTTTTTCTCTGCTTCCACGCCATTGCAATTCCTGAGGGCGTACGAGACGAGGAGCGAGAGAACGGGGAGGACGATGACCACTCGCCCAGCCGACGAGGTTGGCAGGAGAGGGTGCCGTCGCCATAGGGGTTGGCGATACCGTCGATAGTGTTGAGCACGATGGCGGTCCCGAGGAAAAGCGGGAGGACGACCCAGATACAGAGGTCCCACCAGCACCCGACCTTCCGGTCGGAGAACCGGTTGACGAACTCGCACATTTTCGGGGCGCCGTAGATATAGCCGATGACAATAGCCTCACAGAGGCCGATGAAGAGGATCAGGAAGTTGTTGATGTAGTGGTCGATGATTTCAAGCCAGTACAGGCCTGCATTGGTCATGAAGAGCAGGCCGACGACAGAGCCGACGACCGCGAGGATAAACATGGTCCGTGAACTCCATTACTGGTTGTCTGCCATAAATATACCGGGAAATAGGTTTCCGTCACACTAAGAGGTCATCCCATAACTCTCGTTCACTCCCCCCACCTCTTCATGCAGGGATCGGGAGAAAATTCATGATCGGGTCGATATCTTCCTGAATTCCCTGAAGAACTGTGCGAAACCACCCCCTTCCCCTACCTCTCTGCCGGGGGACTGACGCCCCCGGACCCCCGAAACAGGATCGGGTCGGGGAAGAGAGAGATCCTGATGAAGGAGATTGCCCTCCGCCCCCTATCGCAATGAGGGGGGGTGCGAGCGTTAGCGAGCATGAGAAGACGAAGTCTTCGAGGGCGGGGGGTGAAACACCCCGGACAAGACGCCAGAA
Protein-coding sequences here:
- a CDS encoding ABC transporter substrate-binding protein, whose translation is MNAKMCGVLLVLVLAVATCFAGCTGSQTPAGPGSETGGVNETPLYVVGVDGAYPPYASIQKDGTITGLDVESIQWIAEKKGFRVKIQPMDWDGIIPALNAHKIDMVYSGMTITPERLEAVNFSIPYLTINQSFAIRNNSAVTMADIEAGKAVIGAQRGTTGAYWVEENLIETGKMPKENLKLYDNFPLAITDLVNERIDATVYDRPPHLSAIEGKPAHIIGEIYTGENYGVAIRKDDSELLATINEGLTELMASPKWQELLEKYEMN
- a CDS encoding SLC5/6 family protein, with the translated sequence MFILAVVGSVVGLLFMTNAGLYWLEIIDHYINNFLILFIGLCEAIVIGYIYGAPKMCEFVNRFSDRKVGCWWDLCIWVVLPLFLGTAIVLNTIDGIANPYGDGTLSCQPRRLGEWSSSSPFSRSSSRTPSGIAMAWKQRKRPLTDPFVPLFFA